A genomic window from Serratia liquefaciens includes:
- the nirB gene encoding nitrite reductase large subunit NirB, with amino-acid sequence MDKPKLVVIGNGMAGMRLVETLCRLAPQRYAITVIGEEPRGNYNRILLSPVLAGEKTFGDTLLHDPEWYRQHGVRLLAGEPALAVERQKKQVITATHRVAYDLLVFATGSRPFLPPLPGVTLNGIKGFRTLDDVEAMLTRCRPGRPALVVGGGVLGIEAAAALAQRGMVVTVIHRGEHLMERQLDARAGEMLQHNLLQRGIECRLNCEVSQFRGSEQISGVSLSNGELLACELAVIAIGVRPEISLAQAAGLACDRGIVIDDRLQTEDPAIFALGECAQFGDTTFGLVAPCWQQAGLLAQRLSGEPVAGYRPTPLHTRLKVSGVEVFSAGEMHADAQTELHHAEDPQARHYRRLLMRDGKLQGVVLYGDAQDSAFYLQQLGMPVLHPDELLFGRCEPGAPVASEERISDMHKPVLLVAGHGMVGHHFLEQLVARELHQRYHIVVFGEEPIAAYDRVHLSEFFSGRSAESLSMVEEGFFERSGIELRLGQAVAAIDRQRKCVIDAEGRETAYDQLVLATGSYPFVPPIPGNDRPGCLVYRTLDDLAAIADCANSARVGVVVGGGLLGLEAANALRQLGLNTHVVEFAPRLMGVQLDEGGAAMLRKKIEALGVSVHTGKQTQAIVEGSLHRHCMNFADNERLEADLILFSAGIRPRDQLAREAGLEVGARGGIVIDSQCRTSDEAIYAIGECALWNGQIFGLVAPGYQMARTLADRLAGKETVFCGADMSTKLKLLGVEVASLGDAHGYTPDSQSYSWVDGPAQVYKKLVIDADGKRLLGAVLVGDSAEYSTLQQMMLNDLPLPAMPESLILPVTAGSAPKALGVSALPDMAQICSCHNVSKGDISAAVEQGCGDLAAVKACTKAGTGCGGCAALVKQLMEHELQQRGVVVKKDVCEHFAYSRQELYHLVRVGNIRTFDELLSRHGHGRGCEVCKPLAGSILASCWNEYLLKPEHLPLQDTNDRFFANIQKDGTYSVVPRVPAGEITPAGLIAIGQIAQRYQLYTKITGGQRVDMFGARLEQLPEIWQQLVDAGFETGHAYGKSLRTVKSCVGSSWCRYGVQDSTALAIALEHRYKGLRSPHKIKMAVSGCTRECAEAQSKDVGVIATDKGWNLYLCGNGGMKPRHADLFVSDLDTDTLIRTVDRFLMFYIRTADRLQRTSTWMDNLEGGLDYLRQVVLQDSLGIGRELDAEMERVVSVYQCEWQTTLASPDRLKLFRPFVNSEQPDEAIVWQTDRGQRRPALGEERAQVIEVQPAAGTGGQWQDVCALTDIPSHAGIAARLGQRQIALFHLPDCGVYALANKEPDSDANVLARGLIGDVAGEPVVISPLYKQRFRLSDGICVDNPENGVTAWPVRVEAGRVWVCSQPLGATSRRPETADVTP; translated from the coding sequence ATGGACAAACCCAAACTGGTGGTGATTGGTAACGGCATGGCCGGTATGCGACTGGTGGAAACCTTGTGTCGGCTGGCACCGCAACGTTATGCCATTACGGTGATTGGCGAAGAGCCGCGCGGCAACTACAACCGCATTCTGCTGTCGCCGGTGTTGGCGGGGGAGAAAACGTTCGGCGATACCCTGCTGCATGACCCTGAGTGGTATCGGCAGCACGGCGTGCGGCTGCTGGCCGGTGAACCGGCACTGGCGGTAGAACGGCAGAAAAAACAAGTTATTACCGCAACTCATCGGGTGGCTTATGACCTGTTGGTGTTCGCCACCGGTTCACGGCCATTTCTGCCGCCGCTGCCGGGGGTGACATTGAACGGCATAAAGGGGTTTCGCACCCTGGATGATGTTGAGGCGATGCTCACACGCTGCCGACCGGGCAGACCGGCGCTGGTGGTGGGCGGCGGCGTATTGGGGATAGAGGCGGCGGCAGCGCTGGCACAGCGCGGTATGGTCGTCACCGTAATACACCGTGGCGAACACCTGATGGAGCGACAGCTGGACGCCCGTGCCGGTGAAATGCTGCAACACAATTTGCTTCAGCGCGGTATCGAATGCCGGTTGAACTGCGAGGTCAGCCAGTTCAGGGGAAGCGAACAAATTAGCGGCGTCAGCTTGAGTAACGGCGAGCTACTGGCCTGTGAATTGGCGGTGATCGCCATTGGCGTACGGCCAGAAATCAGCCTGGCACAGGCCGCCGGATTGGCCTGCGATCGCGGCATTGTGATCGACGATCGGCTGCAAACAGAGGATCCGGCGATATTCGCCCTTGGCGAGTGCGCCCAGTTTGGCGACACCACGTTTGGCCTGGTGGCCCCTTGCTGGCAGCAAGCCGGATTATTGGCGCAGCGGCTGAGCGGAGAGCCGGTGGCGGGTTATCGTCCGACGCCGCTGCATACCCGGCTGAAGGTCAGCGGCGTCGAGGTGTTCAGCGCCGGTGAAATGCACGCAGACGCCCAAACCGAACTGCATCACGCCGAAGACCCGCAGGCCCGGCATTATCGCCGCCTGCTGATGCGCGACGGCAAATTACAGGGCGTGGTGCTGTATGGCGACGCTCAGGACAGCGCTTTTTATCTGCAGCAGCTTGGCATGCCGGTGCTTCACCCGGATGAACTGTTGTTTGGCCGTTGCGAACCCGGGGCGCCTGTGGCGTCTGAAGAGAGGATTTCTGATATGCACAAACCCGTTTTGTTGGTTGCCGGTCACGGCATGGTCGGCCACCACTTCCTGGAACAATTGGTCGCACGCGAGCTGCATCAGCGGTATCACATTGTGGTGTTTGGCGAGGAGCCGATAGCGGCTTATGACCGGGTGCACTTGTCCGAGTTTTTCTCCGGTCGCAGTGCGGAATCGCTGTCGATGGTGGAGGAGGGATTCTTCGAACGTAGCGGCATTGAACTGCGGCTGGGGCAGGCTGTTGCCGCTATCGATCGCCAACGCAAATGCGTGATTGACGCCGAAGGTCGAGAAACGGCCTACGACCAATTGGTGCTGGCGACCGGCTCCTACCCCTTTGTTCCACCGATCCCGGGCAACGATCGCCCCGGCTGCCTGGTTTATCGTACGCTTGATGATTTGGCGGCAATAGCCGACTGTGCCAACAGCGCCCGGGTCGGCGTGGTGGTCGGTGGCGGTTTACTGGGGCTGGAAGCCGCCAATGCGTTGCGACAACTGGGGCTGAATACCCACGTGGTCGAGTTTGCGCCGCGCCTGATGGGCGTGCAATTGGATGAGGGCGGCGCGGCGATGTTGCGCAAAAAAATTGAGGCGTTGGGGGTCAGCGTACATACCGGCAAGCAAACTCAGGCAATTGTCGAAGGTTCGTTACACCGTCACTGCATGAATTTTGCCGATAATGAGCGCTTAGAGGCTGATTTAATTCTGTTTTCTGCTGGTATTCGCCCACGAGACCAGCTTGCCCGCGAGGCCGGACTGGAGGTGGGGGCACGCGGCGGGATTGTGATTGACAGCCAGTGTCGCACCAGCGATGAGGCGATTTATGCCATTGGCGAGTGCGCCTTGTGGAACGGACAAATCTTCGGTCTGGTGGCTCCCGGCTACCAGATGGCTCGTACCCTGGCCGATCGGCTGGCCGGCAAGGAAACGGTGTTCTGTGGTGCCGATATGAGCACCAAACTCAAACTGTTGGGCGTGGAAGTGGCGTCGCTGGGTGATGCCCATGGCTATACTCCCGACAGCCAAAGCTACAGTTGGGTAGACGGCCCGGCACAGGTGTATAAAAAGCTGGTGATTGACGCCGACGGCAAGCGACTGCTGGGCGCGGTGCTGGTGGGCGACAGCGCGGAATACAGCACGCTGCAACAGATGATGCTCAACGATCTGCCGCTGCCCGCGATGCCGGAGAGTCTGATTTTACCTGTGACGGCCGGGTCAGCACCGAAAGCCCTGGGGGTCTCAGCCTTGCCGGACATGGCTCAGATTTGCTCTTGTCACAACGTCAGCAAGGGCGATATCAGCGCCGCAGTGGAACAAGGCTGCGGCGATTTGGCGGCGGTCAAGGCCTGCACCAAAGCGGGAACCGGCTGTGGCGGCTGTGCGGCGTTGGTCAAACAGCTGATGGAGCACGAACTGCAGCAGCGTGGCGTAGTGGTGAAAAAAGACGTTTGCGAGCATTTCGCCTATTCACGTCAGGAGCTGTATCACCTGGTACGCGTCGGCAACATCCGCACCTTTGACGAACTGCTGTCTCGACACGGTCATGGGCGTGGTTGTGAGGTGTGCAAACCGCTGGCGGGGTCAATTCTGGCGTCGTGCTGGAACGAATATTTGTTGAAACCGGAGCATTTGCCGCTGCAGGACACCAATGACCGTTTCTTCGCCAATATCCAGAAAGACGGCACCTATTCGGTGGTCCCACGGGTACCGGCCGGTGAAATCACCCCGGCAGGGCTGATTGCCATTGGTCAAATCGCCCAGCGTTATCAGCTCTACACCAAAATTACCGGCGGGCAGCGGGTCGACATGTTTGGCGCGCGGCTGGAGCAACTGCCGGAGATTTGGCAGCAGTTGGTCGATGCCGGTTTTGAAACCGGGCATGCCTACGGCAAGTCGTTACGTACGGTGAAGTCGTGCGTCGGTTCCAGTTGGTGTCGTTATGGCGTGCAGGATTCTACCGCGTTGGCGATCGCGTTGGAGCATCGTTACAAGGGGCTGCGCTCGCCGCACAAAATCAAGATGGCGGTTTCCGGTTGCACGCGAGAATGCGCAGAGGCGCAGAGCAAAGACGTGGGGGTGATTGCCACCGACAAAGGCTGGAACCTCTATTTGTGCGGCAATGGCGGCATGAAACCGCGCCATGCGGATCTGTTTGTCAGCGATCTTGATACTGACACGCTGATCCGCACCGTCGATCGTTTCCTTATGTTCTATATCCGTACCGCCGATCGCCTGCAGCGCACCAGCACCTGGATGGATAACCTGGAGGGTGGGCTGGACTACCTGCGCCAGGTGGTTTTGCAAGACAGCCTGGGCATTGGCCGCGAACTGGATGCCGAAATGGAGAGGGTGGTGAGCGTCTACCAGTGTGAATGGCAAACCACGCTCGCCAGCCCGGATCGGCTGAAGCTGTTCCGTCCGTTCGTCAATAGCGAACAGCCTGACGAGGCGATTGTCTGGCAGACGGATCGCGGCCAGCGTCGCCCGGCGCTGGGAGAGGAACGGGCCCAGGTGATCGAGGTGCAACCCGCCGCCGGCACTGGTGGACAGTGGCAGGATGTTTGCGCGCTGACGGATATTCCGTCCCATGCCGGCATTGCCGCCCGTTTGGGACAACGGCAAATTGCGCTGTTTCATCTTCCGGACTGCGGGGTTTATGCGTTGGCAAACAAGGAGCCGGACAGCGATGCCAACGTGTTGGCGCGTGGCTTGATCGGTGATGTAGCGGGCGAGCCGGTGGTGATTTCCCCTCTGTACAAGCAACGCTTCCGCCTGAGTGACGGCATCTGCGTGGACAATCCAGAAAATGGGGTAACCGCCTGGCCGGTGCGGGTAGAAGCGGGCCGCGTGTGGGTATGCAGCCAGCCGCTGGGGGCAACGAGCAGACGGCCGGAAACGGCGGACGTCACGCCATGA
- a CDS encoding ABC transporter ATP-binding protein: MKPIIQIQNVSQRFATPQGEFIALERVSFDIQPGETVSLIGHSGCGKSTLLNLIAGLTLPSDGVLLCDNRQITGPGPERGVVFQNHSLLPWLTTYENVALAVHQVFRQEMTRSEMRDWIEHNLALVHMSHALHKRPHEISGGMKQRVGIARALAMKPKVLLMDEPFGALDALTRAHLQDAVMEIQQRLHTTIVLITHDVDEAVLLSDRVLMMTNGPSATVGEILSVALPRPRSRVALADAPEYHHYRRQVLKFLYEKHAKAA; the protein is encoded by the coding sequence ATGAAACCGATTATTCAGATCCAGAACGTCAGCCAGCGTTTTGCCACACCTCAGGGGGAATTTATTGCCCTGGAGCGAGTGAGCTTTGATATTCAGCCCGGTGAGACCGTCAGCCTGATCGGGCATTCCGGCTGTGGAAAATCGACATTGTTGAATTTGATTGCCGGGCTGACCCTGCCCAGCGATGGGGTGTTGCTGTGCGACAACCGGCAAATCACCGGGCCGGGACCAGAGCGCGGCGTGGTGTTTCAAAACCATTCACTGCTGCCGTGGTTGACCACCTACGAAAATGTGGCGCTGGCGGTGCATCAGGTCTTTCGCCAGGAGATGACGCGTAGCGAAATGCGCGACTGGATCGAACACAACCTGGCGTTGGTGCACATGAGCCACGCTCTGCACAAGCGTCCGCATGAAATCTCCGGCGGTATGAAACAACGCGTCGGTATTGCCCGTGCGCTGGCGATGAAACCCAAGGTGCTGCTGATGGATGAGCCGTTCGGTGCGCTGGACGCGCTGACACGCGCGCATCTGCAGGATGCGGTGATGGAAATTCAGCAGCGGCTCCATACCACCATAGTGCTGATCACCCATGACGTCGATGAAGCCGTGCTGCTGTCCGATCGGGTGCTGATGATGACCAATGGCCCGTCGGCTACCGTCGGCGAAATTCTGTCGGTGGCGCTGCCACGTCCGCGTTCCCGGGTCGCACTGGCGGATGCCCCGGAATATCACCATTACCGTCGGCAGGTACTGAAGTTCCTTTACGAGAAGCACGCGAAAGCGGCATGA